The following nucleotide sequence is from archaeon BMS3Bbin15.
ATAACTGCAACGTCAGCATTACCCTTTATATCTTCCAAACCAAGAGAATCTTCCTCTGGAAGATGGAGGTTCTCAAGAAAAGGCATTGTTCCAAGCACTTTTTTATTTGTAAGCTCTTCAATCTGCACAATACCTGGCTCAAGAATTTCAATGTCACCTCTGAATTTATTTATTATAATCCCCTTAACCTTCTCCCTGTCCTCACCGGCAAGGAGATTTACTGTGCCATATATACTAGCGAAAACCCCTCCTCTATCTATATCTGCAACAAGAATAACAGGAGCTTTGGCAAGCCTTGCGGTGCGCATATTTGCAATATCTCTGTGGTACAGGTTTATCTCTGCAGGACTGCCTGCACCCTCCATAATTATAACATCAAAATCCTTCTTCAACTTTTCAAGGGCTCTTTTAACAATTCCCTCACCCTCCTGGAGTGCAAAATCTCTATAGTAGTGCTGTGCCTCTATAATCTCAAAGGGCTTTCCCATAACAACTACCTGCGAACTTCTCTCGCCAGTTGGTTTAAGCAAAATAGGATTCATCTCAGTTCTAGGCTCAACCCCCGCAGCCATAGCCTGAAGAGCCTGTGCCCTGGCTATCTCCTCACCCTCAGAAGTGACATAGGAGTTAAGAGATGTATTCTGGGCTTTAAAAGGTGCAACCCTGTATCCAAGGTCCGAGAATATTCTACATAGTGCAAGAGTTACAAAACTTTTGCCTGCAAAACTGCTTGTTCCCTGAACCATGAGTAATTTAGTCATATCTAACCCTTCTGAAAATTTCTCTGAGAGCCTTTTCATCTATCTCATTGTATTTCCTCAACTCTTCAATAACCTTTTTCACCACATCGCCTGTATGAATCCAGTTGCAGTTCATACAGCTCCACACCCTCTTTCCCTTACTGCTCATTTTGAATTCACCTAGCATTGTGTCACCGCATGAATAAAAAGGGCAGAAGCAGAATGTGCAGTCCTGTTGATGAAAATGACAGGGGTAATAGCTGCACTCTCTATTCGTGCCTTTAATACCGTTCTTTATAGCCTCATCAAGATTCTTCTTTGCCTGCTGCAGCATTCAATTCCTCCATAGCTTCTAAAAGTTTCAAGTTCTCTTCTCTCTTTCTTATACATACCCTTATATAATTTTCAAGACCAAAAGAAGAGCAGTCCCTGACAAGAATACCCTTTCTGAGAAGCATGCCCTTTGCCTTCTTTGCTGGAATTTTGAGTTTTAATAGAAAAAAGTTGGTATAGCTGGGTTTTACCTGTAAACCATCAACTTCAGATAACCTTCTAAATAAAAACTCTCTCTCTGCCCTGAAAAATTTTTTACTCTCCTTTATAAAGTTTTCATCCTTTAATGCAGCTTCTGCAGCATAAAGTGCCAGAGTGTTAACATTCCACGGAGGCTGATAACTCTCAACTCTCTCTATGTTTTCTCTGCATGAAAGAGCATATCCTATTCTCAACCCAGGCATAGAATAAAATTTTGTAAGAGAGCGGAGAACAAATAGATTTTTATAATTTTCTACCAGCTCTGAGAAGCTTTCAATTTCAGAAAATTCTATATAGGCTTCATCAACAAAAACCAGTGCACTGCTTTTTTCGAGAAGTGAATCAAGGTTGGTGAATATATGTGAACTGGGGTTGTTGGGATGGCATATAAATATAGCTTTGAAATTCTTCTCAGTAAGTGCCCCTGCATCAACCCCGAGATTTTCAGGCAGTCCCGTATATTGAACTTCAGCCCCTCCGAGTCTTGAGAAGTAATCATATTCTGAAAAAGTGGGCCCGGCTATAAGCACTCTCTCTCCTCTCTCAACAAAAACTTCACAGAAATTTTTTATGAGTTCAGAGGAACCATTGCCCAGAGCAATATTTTCCTGTTTCAGTTCATGCCTCTCTGCTATAATTTCCCTCAGCTTCTCTCCCCCTGAAGGGTATCTAAATATATTCCCAGCATTCTCTTCAATAGCTTTTATCACCTTTTCACCAGGTCCAAGAGGACTCACATTCGAGCTGAAGTCAATTGCTTCAGGGTGAAGGTAGCTGTCATCGCCATGAATAGGCTTCCCCAGAACATACATACTAAAAATGTGCTGGCTAATATCTGCCAGAATTGTGAAAATAATTCAGGCAGTTTCATAGCTGGTTATAGCAAGCCTCTTTTTTGATGATATTTTTTGTGTGAGGAAGCCAGTGATATCATAGCTAATGTCAAAGGCAAAGAAGGCGAGAATAGCCGAAGCAGGTATTACATGTATAAGAGCGAGAACCGCCAGCTTTAGCAGAGGTCTGAATTTGAATATAACAGACCTATCATGCACCCATTCGTCAAGAGCTGCTACAAGTGTGAGAAAAACGAGAAGCGCAAAGTGAAGTGTAATACCTGAGAAAAAAAAGAAAAGCAGTACAAAACCTGAGGTTGCCTGAAAGGCAGAATTGTCAATCTTGCCAGCCAGAAGTGAGCCCAGAAGCACTGCTGTGAGAATTGTACCAATGTAAATATTGGTGAGTGAGAGGAAAATCCAGAGGATACCAACTAAAAATGTAAAAATTGTAGCTATTTTTTTTGAATAAAGATTTCTGTCAAAGGCATCATCAACAAATTTTAAACCAATACCAAGAAGAACAAAAAGAGCTATCATCTATTTACCTCATAGTTTTTGAGAGCTTTTTTTATTCTCTCAACCCCTTCATTTATCTTCTCCATACTGAGAGCATAGCTAAGTCTCAGATAACCCCTGCCTTCCTCTCCAAAAGCTTCGCCAGGCACACATGCCACTCCAGCTTTTTCAAGGAGATATTCAGCCAATCTGAAGGAGTCCTCTTCATAGGCTGAGAAGTTAGCAAACACATAGAAGGCGCCATCTGGCTTTGAGCATTTAACCCCAGGTATTTCTCTCAGCTTTTCAGTGATAACCTTCCGCCTTTCATCAAAGGCTCTAACCATCTTCTCAATCTGTGCTTTACTCTCAGGACTTGTCAGAGCAACGACACCTGCCTTCTGGACAAAACTTGTAGGATGGCTTACACTGTGAGCCTGAAGACGCTGCATTGCCTTTAATATGTCTTCTCTGGCTGATGCATAGCCAAGGCGCCATCCTGTCATAGAGTATGCCTTTGAAAAACCATTGACAGTTATGGTCAAATCCTCCACATCCGGAAAGCTGCCTATGCTTACATGCTCCCTGCCATTGTAAATTATATACTCATAGATTTCATCCGAGATTATTTGAATACTCTTATCTCTGCACACATCTGCTATTGCCCTAATATCCTCCCTGCTGAGAACAGCTCCAGTAGGATTACAGGGTGAATTCAGAATGAGAAGTTTTGTTTTGTCGGTTATCCTCTCAAGAATCTGCTCAGCACCTAGCTTAAATCTTCCATCTATTCCTGTAGGTATAAATACAGGTTTTCCGGAGGCTAGCTGGACCATTGGCAGGTAAGAAACCCAGTATGGAGATGGAATTAAAACCTCTTCACCAGGGTTAACAAGAACCATAATAGCTTCATAAAGTGCCTGCTTTGCTCCCGGTGTGACAATAATATTCTCAGCACTGCAACGTATTTTATTCTCAACATTAAGCTTCTCTGCAATAGCCTCTCTGAGTTCGAGTATTCCGGCTGTTGGGGTATAGTAGACAAAACCTTCATCAATAGCTCTGTAAGCTGCCTTTTTTATGTGCTCTGGAGTATCAAAATCAGGCTCTCCGGCACCAAAGCCTATAATGTCCCTTCCCTGCCCTCTCAAAGCTTTTGCCTTTGCTGTTATCTCCAAGGTTACACTTGGTCTGACAGCTTTAATTCTTTCAGCGAGCATTTAAATCAATTATGATAGTACACATAGTTTATTTAAAGGTTGTGCCGAGTTCAGGATTCATGCAGCTATGCTCAAAGGGTAAATTAGCGATAAGTTTTTCTTTGAAGATGTCTATTAACAATTATGAACAGAGTAGTTGACATACCCAAAGAAGCAGAAACTGTTGCAGATGTATGGGTACATAATAATTTCAAAGAGGTTATGGGTGTAAATTACGGCATGGTGGCAAAGCATGGAAAAGAATGGGAAGTCGTAGGTGAAATAGAAATCATGGCAGGACTCTTTGAAACGAAAAGAGTATCCTTTGAGATGAAGATTAACACAAAGGGTGAAATCCTGGAGATTAAGCAGGAATAGCTATTTTTGATAAAATGAAACAGTGTACTTTGTGCGAAGGCACAGGAATAGTAGATGGCAGAAGGTGTGAAGTCTGCCATGGAAAAGGTGAGGTTGAGCAGTGTCTGCTCTGCGGTTCGCCAATAATATCCAGTCTTAAAATGGAGATATGCGAATCCTGTGAGGAAAACCATGATATTGTGCTTGAACTGGACCCTCTGGCTGGTTACAGCGATATAATTATTGGGAAAGCATATCTGGGCAAGGTTAAGAGAATGGGCGATGTCGGCTATTTTGTGGCTCTAAATACCTCTATAAGCGGGTTGATAAGAAGGAGAGATGCCACAAAGAAATACATGCTCAATCAGGAGGTTGTTGTAAAGGCAGAAAGCCTCAGAGATAACAGGCTGGACTTTATTCCGTTGAATATAGAAAAATATACCCTGATACCCTTCAAGAAGAAGATACCGCTATGGAGAATTAATGACATTACAGATAAAGCCATAAATGGAGCCGTAATGATCCGTGGTATTGTGTCGAGAGTGCAGCGTACCTCTGGCCCAACAATATTTAGTATTTATGACGAGACAGGAGCTATTGAATGCGCAGCCTTTGCCAGAGGACAGAGAGCATATCCAGCAATAGATGTGGAAAATGTGGTTGAGGTGAGGGGAGAAGTCAATCTCAGGCAGGATAAGCTCCAGATTGAAGTAAAGGATATGGAAAAGCTCTATGGTAGCAGGCAGAGTGTGGTGAGGGATGCCATTGATAAAGTTATAGAGGAAGAGGCAGCACCCTCTGAGATTCCACCACTTGTTGCAAGTCCTGTGGGTGAAGAACTGAGAGGAAAGATGTTACTTATTGCCAAAGAGCTCAGAAAGGCGGTTTATAAAGGGATACCAATCCTAATCAGGCATCATGCTGACTGCGATGGTTTTATTGGTGGAATTGCACTGGACATTGCAATCAGACCACTGCTCAGAGAACATTCCCCTGATAAAGAAGCAGAGTGGCATCTCTTCAGGCGGTCACCAAGCAGGGCACCCTTCTACGAAATGGAAGATGTTGTCAGAGACCTTAACTATTCCCATGAGGATGCCAGCAGATTCGGCCAATCAATGCCCCTTGTTTTAATTATAGATAATGGTTCAACAAGAGAAGATATGCCTGCCATAAGGAAGTTCAAAGTTTATGGTTCAAAGATTCTTGTGGTGGACCACCACTACCCGGGTGAAGTTAAAGATGGTAAAGTCGAGGTTGACGAGCTTGTTGATATTCATGTCAACCCCTACCTTGTGGGTGGTGACTACACATTCACAGCAGGTTGTCTGGGTGTTGAGATTGCAAGACTGATTAATCCTGAAGTAAGTGAGAAGATAAAACACCTGCCAGGGATAGCCTGCTCTGCTGACAGAGCCAAGAGCGAGATAGCTGACGCTTATATTAATATCGCCATGAAAAAGGGGTACACTAAAGAGGATATGTTAAAAATTGCTGAGTGTGTTGATTTTGAGGCATTCTATCTCCGCTTCATGGATGGCAAAACCCTTGTGGAAGATTTTCTGGGTCTTGGAAGGCTTGACAGGCAGAGAAATCTCCTTCAAGTCGTTGGCTCCGAGGTCGAGAGATTGAGAGAGCAGCAGCTAAAAACTGTTCTGGCAAATGCAAAGTCTGTAAAGCTTGCCAATAATCTTCTTCTCAGTACCCTTGACCTTGATAAATACTCCCACAAATTCACATATCCACCTCCAGGCAAGACAACAGGTATGCTACATGACATTAAAGCAGGGGAGAACTCTAAGAGAAGAACGGTTACACTTGCTTATGGGCCTGACTTTGTTATTCTCAGAGCCACTGAAGATGTTTCCCGGGATATGGGGCTGAATGTGAATATCTTTGTAAAGGAGCTTTCGGAGGAGCTTCCACAGGCAGGCATAGATGGTGGAGGTCATGAAGTAGCCGGCAGCATAAAATTTGTAGAGGGTTACAGGAAACCTGTGCTTGAGAAGCTGGCGGAGAAGGTGGCAAAGCTCAAAGCTTAAAGCAAAAATATTTTTATTGGAAGTGCTTTCTATAAAAACATTATGCAGTTTTTGAAAGGATTGAATTCCGAGATTCAGAGACTTAAAGAAGTTGAACTTTCTGAGCTACTCGATAAAGCATGGGAGGTGAGGCAGAAGAATTTTCTTCCAGAACTTAATGTCTCAGCACCTGGTTTGAAGAGGTATAATGTCGAGCATTTTTCAAATACCATAGGGAAATTTATAAATGTCAGTGTGACAGGCAATGAATGCTCACTCCACTGTGACCACTGCAATGCAAAGCTCCTCGAATCAATGACATCTGCAGTCACGCCTGAAAAGCTCCTAAAAATTGGAAAGAAAATCAAGGCGCATGGTGGTGAAGGAATGCTCCTCAGTGGAGGTGCCGATGTAACTGGAAGGGTTCCCTTTGATGATTATTATGATGCAATAACAAAACTGAAGTCCCTCGGATTGAAAGTGATAGTACACTCAGGCCTTGTTGGTAGAGAAGAGGCAGAGGCACTGAAGAATGCAGGAGTTGATCAGGTTCTTCAGGATATTATCGGGGACCACCTGACTATTAACAGGGTTTACCACCTGAATAGAAAGCCCGTCGAATATCTTTCTTCAATGATAAATCTCAAAAGAGCTGGTCTTGAGATTGCTCCCCATATTGTTATCGGGCTTCACTATGGAGAAATAAGAGGTGAGTATAATGCTCTTGAAATGATTTCTTCGGTGTTGCCGGATATTATAGTTTTTGTTGTTCTCACACCAAAGCCTGAAACAAGAATGATGGGTGTGAAAACTCCTGCACCAGAAGAAATTGCAAGGCTTATAGCAATAGGTAGAATTCTCAATCCAGAAGCCAGAGTTAACCTTGGCTGCGCAAAACCTGCCAGCGATAAGATTGATATAGAAAATTTTGCACTAAGGGCAGGGGTTAATACTATTGCTTATCCCGGTGATGAAACTCTATCCTCTGCTGAAAAGCTTGGACTGAAAATCAATTACTCTGAAATTTGCTGTACTCTTGTTTGATTCAGGTGAATACTATGGGCTTTAAGCTTTTTAATCTAGGTCTCCAGAACTGGAAAGAT
It contains:
- a CDS encoding aspartate aminotransferase; protein product: MLAERIKAVRPSVTLEITAKAKALRGQGRDIIGFGAGEPDFDTPEHIKKAAYRAIDEGFVYYTPTAGILELREAIAEKLNVENKIRCSAENIIVTPGAKQALYEAIMVLVNPGEEVLIPSPYWVSYLPMVQLASGKPVFIPTGIDGRFKLGAEQILERITDKTKLLILNSPCNPTGAVLSREDIRAIADVCRDKSIQIISDEIYEYIIYNGREHVSIGSFPDVEDLTITVNGFSKAYSMTGWRLGYASAREDILKAMQRLQAHSVSHPTSFVQKAGVVALTSPESKAQIEKMVRAFDERRKVITEKLREIPGVKCSKPDGAFYVFANFSAYEEDSFRLAEYLLEKAGVACVPGEAFGEEGRGYLRLSYALSMEKINEGVERIKKALKNYEVNR
- a CDS encoding OB-fold nucleic acid binding domain protein, yielding MKQCTLCEGTGIVDGRRCEVCHGKGEVEQCLLCGSPIISSLKMEICESCEENHDIVLELDPLAGYSDIIIGKAYLGKVKRMGDVGYFVALNTSISGLIRRRDATKKYMLNQEVVVKAESLRDNRLDFIPLNIEKYTLIPFKKKIPLWRINDITDKAINGAVMIRGIVSRVQRTSGPTIFSIYDETGAIECAAFARGQRAYPAIDVENVVEVRGEVNLRQDKLQIEVKDMEKLYGSRQSVVRDAIDKVIEEEAAPSEIPPLVASPVGEELRGKMLLIAKELRKAVYKGIPILIRHHADCDGFIGGIALDIAIRPLLREHSPDKEAEWHLFRRSPSRAPFYEMEDVVRDLNYSHEDASRFGQSMPLVLIIDNGSTREDMPAIRKFKVYGSKILVVDHHYPGEVKDGKVEVDELVDIHVNPYLVGGDYTFTAGCLGVEIARLINPEVSEKIKHLPGIACSADRAKSEIADAYINIAMKKGYTKEDMLKIAECVDFEAFYLRFMDGKTLVEDFLGLGRLDRQRNLLQVVGSEVERLREQQLKTVLANAKSVKLANNLLLSTLDLDKYSHKFTYPPPGKTTGMLHDIKAGENSKRRTVTLAYGPDFVILRATEDVSRDMGLNVNIFVKELSEELPQAGIDGGGHEVAGSIKFVEGYRKPVLEKLAEKVAKLKA
- a CDS encoding cysteine-rich small domain protein yields the protein MLQQAKKNLDEAIKNGIKGTNRECSYYPCHFHQQDCTFCFCPFYSCGDTMLGEFKMSSKGKRVWSCMNCNWIHTGDVVKKVIEELRKYNEIDEKALREIFRRVRYD
- the cobD gene encoding threonine-phosphate decarboxylase; translated protein: MYVLGKPIHGDDSYLHPEAIDFSSNVSPLGPGEKVIKAIEENAGNIFRYPSGGEKLREIIAERHELKQENIALGNGSSELIKNFCEVFVERGERVLIAGPTFSEYDYFSRLGGAEVQYTGLPENLGVDAGALTEKNFKAIFICHPNNPSSHIFTNLDSLLEKSSALVFVDEAYIEFSEIESFSELVENYKNLFVLRSLTKFYSMPGLRIGYALSCRENIERVESYQPPWNVNTLALYAAEAALKDENFIKESKKFFRAEREFLFRRLSEVDGLQVKPSYTNFFLLKLKIPAKKAKGMLLRKGILVRDCSSFGLENYIRVCIRKREENLKLLEAMEELNAAAGKEES
- the cobQ gene encoding cobyric acid synthase translates to MTKLLMVQGTSSFAGKSFVTLALCRIFSDLGYRVAPFKAQNTSLNSYVTSEGEEIARAQALQAMAAGVEPRTEMNPILLKPTGERSSQVVVMGKPFEIIEAQHYYRDFALQEGEGIVKRALEKLKKDFDVIIMEGAGSPAEINLYHRDIANMRTARLAKAPVILVADIDRGGVFASIYGTVNLLAGEDREKVKGIIINKFRGDIEILEPGIVQIEELTNKKVLGTMPFLENLHLPEEDSLGLEDIKGNADVAVIRLPRISNFTDFDALALEGLRVKFVTEPEEIDSAKAVVIPGSKNTTSDLQWLREKGFEDKLMDISGKKPILGICGGFQMMGRAIYDNSGIEGGGTAKGLGFFDMETGFEREKVLRRVQTKAEEGMSGRKIPVSGYEIHMGRSEIRERPLFRGSDIIDGACIPEKKLMGTYFHGIFDSQGFREVFLRLISEASYEDVNIKEVWEASIKRVAEEFRKNINMEEIFRIAGF
- a CDS encoding biotin synthase — encoded protein: MQFLKGLNSEIQRLKEVELSELLDKAWEVRQKNFLPELNVSAPGLKRYNVEHFSNTIGKFINVSVTGNECSLHCDHCNAKLLESMTSAVTPEKLLKIGKKIKAHGGEGMLLSGGADVTGRVPFDDYYDAITKLKSLGLKVIVHSGLVGREEAEALKNAGVDQVLQDIIGDHLTINRVYHLNRKPVEYLSSMINLKRAGLEIAPHIVIGLHYGEIRGEYNALEMISSVLPDIIVFVVLTPKPETRMMGVKTPAPEEIARLIAIGRILNPEARVNLGCAKPASDKIDIENFALRAGVNTIAYPGDETLSSAEKLGLKINYSEICCTLV